A stretch of the Cheilinus undulatus linkage group 11, ASM1832078v1, whole genome shotgun sequence genome encodes the following:
- the LOC121517963 gene encoding E3 ubiquitin-protein ligase TRIM35-like yields MASRPEEDLCCPVCQDIFRDPVVLTCSHSFCKNCLQTWWRQRPTQDCPVCKTISSNKNPPVSLVLKNLCEAFLLERDQRGAEELCPLHAEKLKLFCLDHQELVCLVCRDSEEHTNHKFRPTNEAAREPRRKLQETLASLKEKLESLDESRVTCSTTELRIMIQARRTERQVMRQFEKLRQFLQEEEEARLRALREEEEQKSQRMKEQIRAMRREICALTDTIRFAQDKLKADDLSFLKNYKATVERVEQRPLLEDPQLPTDALIDQAKHLGNLSFNIWNKMKDLVSYTPIILDPMTAYPELVLSDDLTSITGRRGQPSNPSEKGVDFWPAVGYEGFHSGTHSWDVEVGDSTRWFLGVMAENSRKEKKSGLWGVVFLKGRYISRSPLTSSTFISIQKQPKRVRVTLDSNQGTLMFSDVDMNTHIHTFTHTFTDRMFPFMATGQRLKILPMEICVTQQQV; encoded by the coding sequence ATGGCTTCCAGACCAGAGGAGGATCTCTGCTGTCCCGTCTGTCAGGACATCTTCAGAGATCCTGTCGTTCTGACGTGCAGCCACAGCTTCTGTAAAAACTGTTTGCAGACCTGGTGGAGACAGAGACCAACACAAGATTGCCCAGTTTGTAAGACCATATCCTCCAACAAAAACCCACCAGTCAGCCTGGTGTTAAAGAACCTGTGTGAGGCCTTCTTACTGGAGAGAGATCAGAGAGGTGCAGAGGAGCTCTGCCCTCTGCACGCTGAGAAACTCAAACTCTTCTGTCTGGACCACCAGGAGCTGGTGTGTCTCGTCTGCAGAGATTCAGAAGAACACACCAACCACAAATTCAGACCAACAAATGAAGCTGCACGTGAACCCAGACGGAAACTTCAGGAAACTCTGGCGTCCTTAAAGGAGAAGTTAGAGAGTCTAGATGAAAGTAGGGTCACGTGTAGTACAACAGAATTAAGGATTATGATCCAGGCCCGGCGCACAGAGAGGCAGGTTATGAGGCAGTTTGAGAAGCTTCGCCAGTTtctgcaggaggaagaggaggccagGCTGCGTGCactgagggaggaggaggagcagaagaGTCAGAGGATGAAGGAGCAGATAAGGGCTATGAGAAGAGAGATATGTGCTCTCACAGACACCATCAGATTTGCGCAGGACAAGCTGAAAGCCGATGACCTCTCATTCCTGAAAAACTACAAGGCCACAGTGGAGAGAGTGGagcagcgccccctgctggaaGATCCACAGCTGCCCACTGATGCTCTGATTGACCAAGCCAAACATCTGGGTAACCTGAGCTTCAACATCTGGAACAAGATGAAGGACCTGGTCTCCTACACACCCATCATTCTTGACCCGATGACGGCGTATCCAGAACTGGTCCTATCAGATGATCTGACCAGTATAACAGGAAGACGGGGACAGCCTTCTAATCCCTCAGAGAAGGGGGTTGATTTTTGGCCTGCCGTCGGCTATGAGGGCTTTCACTCGGGGACTCACAGCTGGGACGTAGAGGTTGGAGACAGCACTCGTTGGTTTTTGGGTGTGATGGCTGAAAATtcaaggaaggaaaaaaagagtggaTTATGGGGAGTGGTGTTTTTAAAAGGTAGATATATATCACGCTCACCACTGACTTCGTCCACTTTTATATCGATCCAAAAGCAGCCAAAAAgggtcagagtgactctggaCAGCAACCAGGGAACgctgatgttctctgatgtagatatgaacacacacatccacacctTCACGCATACTTTCACTGACAGGATGTTTCCATTTATGGCTACAGGACAGAGACTAAAGATACTCCCAATGGAGATCTGTGTGACCCAACAGCAGGTCTGA
- the pcsk1nl gene encoding proprotein convertase subtilisin/kexin type 1 inhibitor, like isoform X1, whose translation MVSSMASLCLLLLSTALLHTAQALPAGRSGGRGLDVSLVEARRQRRDLRNLLPYEDRMMSYPSSQGREGAGDSYYQSDDWRGRGLDQALQRLVERDQRRAQEEEQRAAYLAALLRLLSEAERSGLVGPGDVEVVEEEVEEEDDQETPGDFQGPIPQDYDETGGRGLSMGRPPAAWWGLLEPQLAQALLDRMEPQVAQALLERARQERLQQAGRVSSGPSRAGEKEALRRLVARLLSNIGPNDAAVMSSSRRAKRDLSFTPPEPLSSAHRRTRRSLDDLAPPSPSNDPPLLRVKRLEGDEEDEEELRPPAAGLQRMKRIDTMGTNAMEELNHGSRRRRRRAAVNYDPQILIDQILEYIRE comes from the exons GCTTTACCAGCAGGTCGCAGCGGGGGGCGTGGCCTGGACGTCTCCCTGGTCGAAGCGAGACGTCAGCGCAGAGACCTCCGTAATCTCCTACCCTATGAGGACCGGATGATGTCATATCCTTCCTCTCAGGGAAGAGAAGGAGCTGGCGACTCGTACTACCAATCAGATGACTGGAGGGGGCGGGGCTTGGACCAAGCCTTGCAGCGATTGGTGGAGAGGGACCAGAGGCGGGCTCAGGAAGAGGAGCAGCGAGCAG CTTACCTGGCCGCTCTGCTCCGCCTACTGAGCGAGGCTGAGAGGTCAGGTTTGGTCGGCCCAGGAGAcgtggaggtggtggaggaaGAAGTAGAAGAGGAAGATGACCAGGAGACCCCAGGAGACTTTCAGGGCCCCATCCCTCAGGATTACGATGAAACAGGAGGGCGGGGCCTGAGCATGGGGAGGCCCCCTGCTGCCTGGTGGGGCCTCCTGGAGCCCCAGTTAGCTCAGGCCCTGCTGGACAG GATGGAGCCTCAGGTGGCTCAGGCGCTGCTGGAGAGAGCGAGACAGGAGAGACTCCAACAGGCCGGACGAGTTTCATCAGGACCGAGCCGAGCAGGAGAGAAGGAGGCTCTGAG ACGTCTGGTTGCCAGGTTACTGTCCAATATCGGCCCCAATGACGCCGCTGTGATGTCATCAAGCCGCAGAGCCAAAAGAGACCTGTCCTTCACACCACCTGAACCTCTTAGCTCCGCCCACAGAAGAACCCGGCGCTCCCTCGATGACTTGGCTCCTCCATCGCCGAGCAACGACCCGCCTCTGCTCAGAGTGAAGAGGCTAGAGGGCGacgaggaggatgaagaggagctCCGCCCTCCTGCCGCCGGGCTGCAGAGGATGAAACGCATCGACACCATGGGGACTAACGCCATGGAAGAACTGAATCATGGGAGTCGTAGGCGCCGGAGGAGAGCTGCCGTGAACTATGACCCCCAGATATTGATCGATCAGATTCTGGAGTACATTAGGGAgtaa
- the pcsk1nl gene encoding proprotein convertase subtilisin/kexin type 1 inhibitor, like isoform X2 has protein sequence MMSYPSSQGREGAGDSYYQSDDWRGRGLDQALQRLVERDQRRAQEEEQRAAYLAALLRLLSEAERSGLVGPGDVEVVEEEVEEEDDQETPGDFQGPIPQDYDETGGRGLSMGRPPAAWWGLLEPQLAQALLDRMEPQVAQALLERARQERLQQAGRVSSGPSRAGEKEALRRLVARLLSNIGPNDAAVMSSSRRAKRDLSFTPPEPLSSAHRRTRRSLDDLAPPSPSNDPPLLRVKRLEGDEEDEEELRPPAAGLQRMKRIDTMGTNAMEELNHGSRRRRRRAAVNYDPQILIDQILEYIRE, from the exons ATGATGTCATATCCTTCCTCTCAGGGAAGAGAAGGAGCTGGCGACTCGTACTACCAATCAGATGACTGGAGGGGGCGGGGCTTGGACCAAGCCTTGCAGCGATTGGTGGAGAGGGACCAGAGGCGGGCTCAGGAAGAGGAGCAGCGAGCAG CTTACCTGGCCGCTCTGCTCCGCCTACTGAGCGAGGCTGAGAGGTCAGGTTTGGTCGGCCCAGGAGAcgtggaggtggtggaggaaGAAGTAGAAGAGGAAGATGACCAGGAGACCCCAGGAGACTTTCAGGGCCCCATCCCTCAGGATTACGATGAAACAGGAGGGCGGGGCCTGAGCATGGGGAGGCCCCCTGCTGCCTGGTGGGGCCTCCTGGAGCCCCAGTTAGCTCAGGCCCTGCTGGACAG GATGGAGCCTCAGGTGGCTCAGGCGCTGCTGGAGAGAGCGAGACAGGAGAGACTCCAACAGGCCGGACGAGTTTCATCAGGACCGAGCCGAGCAGGAGAGAAGGAGGCTCTGAG ACGTCTGGTTGCCAGGTTACTGTCCAATATCGGCCCCAATGACGCCGCTGTGATGTCATCAAGCCGCAGAGCCAAAAGAGACCTGTCCTTCACACCACCTGAACCTCTTAGCTCCGCCCACAGAAGAACCCGGCGCTCCCTCGATGACTTGGCTCCTCCATCGCCGAGCAACGACCCGCCTCTGCTCAGAGTGAAGAGGCTAGAGGGCGacgaggaggatgaagaggagctCCGCCCTCCTGCCGCCGGGCTGCAGAGGATGAAACGCATCGACACCATGGGGACTAACGCCATGGAAGAACTGAATCATGGGAGTCGTAGGCGCCGGAGGAGAGCTGCCGTGAACTATGACCCCCAGATATTGATCGATCAGATTCTGGAGTACATTAGGGAgtaa
- the lhfpl4b gene encoding LHFPL tetraspan subfamily member 3 protein, producing MSVSPGLADLSRLYQTEFVRSARAVGVLWAVCTLCFAIIQVVVLVQPSWIGTTATRHQGVGPVPPSGTLGLFEVCVESDWPVPDCRGGLSSLSPLPSFQSVAVLVGVSLWAVWTSVLCLCLFRFCSAATVYKICAWLQLTAGFCLALACLLFPDSWESPEMRALCGDSVGSFSPGNCSVHWAYILAILGILDAAILATLAFVLANRQDALLPPDAKDVTTGLLMSA from the exons atGTCGGTGTCGCCCGGCCTCGCTGACCTCTCTCGCCTCTATCAGACGGAGTTCGTACGAAGCGCCCGGGCCGTTGGCGTGCTCTGGGCCGTCTGCACGCTCTGCTTCGCCATCATCCAGGTGGTCGTCCTCGTGCAGCCTTCCTGGATTGGCACCACTGCCACACGCCACCAGGGGGTGGGGCCAGTCCCACCCAGCGGCACTCTGGGACTGTTTGAG GTGTGCGTGGAGTCCGACTGGCCGGTCCCAGACTGTCGTGGTGGTCTGTCCAGTCTGTCCCCTCTGCCGTCCTTCCAGTCGGTGGCGGTGTTGGTGGGCGTGTCTCTCTGGGCGGTGTGGACGAGCgtcctctgtctttgtctcttcAGATTCTGCAGTGCTGCAACCGTCTACAAGATCTGTGCGTGGCTGCAGCTCACCGCAG GTTTCTGTCTGGCGCTGGCCTGTCTGCTGTTCCCAGACTCGTGGGAGAGTCCAGAGATGAGGGCTCTGTGTGGAGACTCG GTGGGCAGCTTCTCTCCAGGTAACTGTTCGGTCCACTGGGCTTACATCCTGGCCATCCTTGGGATCTTGGACGCCGCCATCCTGGCTACGTTAGCCTTCGTTCTGGCCAACAGACAGGACGCCCTGCTGCCGCCAGATGCCAAGGATG tgaccACAGGTCTGCTGATGTCGGCGTAG